A single window of Methanobrevibacter sp. TMH8 DNA harbors:
- the pstB gene encoding phosphate ABC transporter ATP-binding protein PstB, translating into MNRIEVENLNVYFGDAHILKDVNIEIPNNTVTALIGPSGCGKSTFIRTINRMNDLIPTFSHNGDVYLDGQDIYDPKMDVVDLRKKVGMVFQKPNPFPKSIFENVAYGLKVHGISDNDTLSARVEESLRAAALWDEVEDKLDNSAMGLSGGQQQRLCIARTIANNPEVILMDEPCSALDPISTTKVEDLIHKLKKDYTIIIVTHNMQQATRVSKYTSFFLHGEIIESNLTEKLFVDPKDSRTEDYITGRFG; encoded by the coding sequence ATGAACAGAATAGAAGTAGAAAATTTAAATGTGTATTTTGGGGATGCTCATATTCTTAAAGATGTTAATATAGAGATACCTAATAATACTGTTACAGCACTTATTGGGCCTTCTGGTTGTGGTAAATCCACATTCATTAGGACTATTAATAGAATGAATGACTTAATTCCAACATTTTCCCATAATGGGGATGTTTATCTTGATGGACAAGATATTTATGATCCAAAGATGGATGTAGTAGATCTTAGAAAAAAAGTTGGTATGGTTTTTCAGAAACCAAATCCATTTCCAAAGTCTATTTTTGAAAATGTTGCTTATGGACTTAAAGTTCATGGAATTAGTGATAATGATACTCTTTCTGCAAGAGTAGAAGAAAGTTTAAGAGCAGCTGCATTATGGGATGAAGTAGAAGATAAACTAGATAATTCTGCTATGGGATTATCTGGAGGGCAACAACAAAGATTGTGTATAGCTAGAACAATAGCTAACAATCCTGAAGTTATTTTAATGGACGAGCCTTGCTCTGCACTTGATCCAATTTCTACTACAAAAGTAGAAGATTTAATTCACAAGTTAAAAAAAGATTATACAATTATTATTGTAACTCATAACATGCAACAAGCTACAAGAGTATCAAAATACACTTCATTTTTCTTGCATGGAGAAATTATTGAAAGTAACTTAACTGAAAAGTTATTTGTAGATCCAAAAGATAGTAGAACTGAAGATTATATCACTGGAAGATTTGGTTAG
- the pstC gene encoding phosphate ABC transporter permease subunit PstC: MENNRLSEFLIEKGLFITAIFSIIVILLIVVFILMQGLPAFQEYGFFNFLFGMIWSPNDGQYGVFAMIIGSIYVTLLSLLMAVPLSLLCAIFMAEVAPNSVRKILKPAIETLSGIPSVVYGFFGLIVLVPFVRTHFGGTGFSLFTAALILTVMVLPTIITISQDSLRAVPHEYREASFGLGATNWQTIRHIIFPAALPGIITAIILGMGRAIGETLAVIMVAGNVVQIPGSIFDPVRPLTSNIALEMGYATGLHYNALFGTAIVLFLIIIILLLIANYIQRKYKVDVGGGYL, from the coding sequence ATGGAAAATAATCGACTATCTGAATTTTTAATAGAAAAAGGGCTTTTTATAACAGCTATCTTTTCTATTATTGTAATTCTTCTAATTGTTGTATTTATATTAATGCAAGGACTTCCTGCTTTTCAAGAATATGGATTCTTTAATTTCTTATTTGGAATGATTTGGTCTCCAAATGATGGGCAGTATGGTGTATTTGCTATGATTATAGGGTCTATTTATGTGACTCTATTATCTTTACTCATGGCAGTACCGTTGTCTCTTCTGTGTGCTATATTTATGGCAGAAGTAGCTCCTAATAGTGTAAGAAAAATTTTAAAACCTGCTATTGAAACTTTATCAGGTATTCCTTCTGTTGTTTATGGATTTTTTGGTTTAATTGTCCTAGTTCCATTTGTAAGGACTCATTTTGGAGGTACTGGATTCAGTTTATTCACTGCAGCTTTAATTTTGACTGTTATGGTTTTACCAACTATTATAACTATTTCTCAAGATTCATTAAGGGCAGTTCCTCATGAATACCGGGAAGCTTCATTTGGTCTTGGTGCAACAAACTGGCAAACAATAAGGCATATTATCTTTCCTGCAGCTCTACCTGGAATAATCACGGCTATTATTTTAGGAATGGGAAGAGCAATAGGTGAAACATTAGCAGTTATTATGGTGGCAGGTAATGTTGTACAAATTCCAGGATCTATATTTGATCCAGTAAGGCCTTTAACTTCTAATATTGCTTTAGAAATGGGTTATGCAACTGGTCTTCATTATAATGCACTATTTGGAACAGCTATTGTCCTTTTCTTAATAATAATTATACTATTGTTAATTGCAAATTATATACAACGTAAATATAAAGTTGATGTTGGAGGAGGTTATTTATGA
- the porD gene encoding pyruvate synthase subunit PorD, producing the protein MDSIGGAVTNPGSTRNNKTGSWRTFKPTLDKEKCIDCDNCIMFCPEGCINKDHDIDYDYCKGCGICEVECPVKAIKMKRE; encoded by the coding sequence ATGGATTCTATTGGAGGAGCAGTAACCAATCCCGGAAGTACTCGTAACAATAAAACCGGAAGTTGGAGAACATTTAAACCAACCCTTGATAAAGAAAAATGTATTGATTGTGATAACTGTATTATGTTCTGTCCTGAAGGATGTATCAATAAAGACCATGATATAGATTACGATTATTGTAAAGGCTGTGGCATATGTGAAGTAGAATGCCCAGTAAAAGCTATTAAAATGAAAAGAGAATAA
- a CDS encoding fumarate hydratase, translating into MITEKLVENTIYELYKKAVITLPEDVIMSLEEALKVESDELPRLNIEAILKNIELAEEKSVPMCQDTGCPIIFVKLGNVEVEGGKLYDVLYKGIMKGVQKATSKTPLRPNIVDPLTRKNTGDNTGENIPQIDIELIDEDYIEFTILPKGFGSENNNLLKMALPSEGIEGIKEFVVESVLKAGGKPCPPIVVGVGIGGTSDLVLKTAKKALLGDIREKNPDPQLAQLEEELLKEINDTGIGPMGLGGKTTALSVKVGKISTHTAGLPIGVCIQCWAHRHATVRIK; encoded by the coding sequence ATGATAACAGAAAAACTTGTTGAAAATACTATTTATGAACTTTACAAAAAAGCTGTCATAACTCTACCTGAAGATGTTATAATGTCACTTGAAGAAGCTCTTAAAGTTGAAAGTGATGAGCTACCTCGCCTAAATATTGAAGCTATTTTGAAGAATATTGAACTTGCTGAAGAAAAATCAGTCCCAATGTGTCAAGATACTGGGTGTCCTATAATTTTTGTAAAACTTGGAAATGTTGAAGTTGAAGGTGGAAAATTATATGATGTATTATACAAAGGAATAATGAAAGGAGTCCAAAAAGCAACATCAAAAACACCACTTCGACCTAACATAGTAGATCCACTAACAAGAAAAAACACAGGAGACAATACAGGAGAGAATATCCCACAAATCGATATTGAATTAATAGATGAAGATTATATAGAATTTACAATACTTCCAAAAGGATTTGGCTCAGAAAATAACAACTTACTAAAAATGGCTTTACCTAGTGAAGGAATAGAAGGAATAAAAGAATTCGTTGTTGAATCTGTTTTAAAAGCTGGTGGAAAACCATGCCCTCCAATTGTAGTGGGAGTAGGAATCGGCGGTACCTCTGATCTTGTTTTAAAAACAGCGAAAAAAGCGCTTCTTGGAGATATTAGAGAAAAAAATCCAGACCCTCAACTTGCACAATTAGAAGAAGAACTTTTAAAAGAAATAAATGATACTGGAATTGGACCTATGGGACTAGGTGGAAAAACAACTGCTCTTAGTGTTAAAGTTGGAAAAATATCTACTCACACTGCAGGACTACCTATCGGAGTATGTATTCAATGTTGGGCTCACAGACATGCTACAGTGAGAATAAAATAA
- a CDS encoding phosphate ABC transporter substrate-binding protein has product MKKSNIIIIVVIVAIIAIAALVLTSGGSASTINVVGSTSVQPVAEKLAEDYQNAHGNVKINVQGGGSSVGIKSAQDGTADIGTSSKDLKADEKQGLTEYVLGQDGIVIAVNTKNTVSDLSTEQLKDIYSGKITNWKDVGGPDEEIHLVTREEGSGTLDAFQTMIMGKDTKIKSDAIVQSSTEAVKQSVKQDPAAIGFVSYASMSNDVKAVTVGGVAPSDATIADGSYELQRPFIFLVKGTPTGDVKEFIDWVMSAEGTKVLNEEKIVKSTNNSTNSSK; this is encoded by the coding sequence ATGAAAAAGAGTAATATAATTATAATAGTTGTAATAGTAGCTATAATTGCTATAGCTGCTTTAGTATTAACCAGTGGTGGGAGTGCTTCTACTATTAATGTAGTTGGATCTACTTCTGTTCAACCGGTCGCTGAAAAACTCGCTGAAGACTACCAAAATGCTCATGGAAATGTTAAGATTAATGTTCAAGGTGGAGGATCTAGTGTAGGTATTAAAAGTGCTCAAGATGGAACTGCTGATATTGGTACAAGTTCTAAAGATTTGAAAGCTGATGAAAAGCAAGGACTTACTGAATATGTACTTGGTCAAGATGGTATTGTCATAGCTGTTAACACTAAAAATACTGTATCTGATTTATCTACAGAACAACTTAAAGATATTTATTCTGGTAAAATTACTAACTGGAAAGATGTTGGAGGTCCAGATGAAGAAATTCATTTAGTAACTCGTGAAGAAGGTTCTGGAACATTAGATGCATTCCAAACTATGATTATGGGTAAAGACACTAAAATAAAATCAGATGCAATTGTTCAAAGTTCTACTGAAGCAGTTAAACAATCTGTTAAACAAGATCCTGCAGCTATAGGTTTTGTATCATATGCTTCTATGAGTAATGATGTAAAAGCAGTAACTGTTGGAGGAGTAGCTCCTAGTGATGCAACTATTGCTGACGGGAGTTATGAATTACAAAGACCATTTATCTTTTTGGTTAAAGGAACTCCTACTGGTGATGTAAAAGAATTCATTGACTGGGTCATGAGTGCAGAAGGAACTAAAGTTTTAAATGAAGAAAAAATTGTAAAAAGTACTAATAATTCAACTAACTCTTCTAAATAA
- a CDS encoding 4Fe-4S dicluster domain-containing protein: MEKILVQPDLCDGCLDCESACCGLYGTSRIIIREIDGTYYPIVCQQCEDAPCKAICPTEAIIGKGIEEDKCIACGLCMMVCPFGAVSVEDRKAQKCNQCEDRDEGPACIKACSKRAISLLDVDKIKLQKQQEHLSKLAGTSKKPKPKGILNILTSNTRANKSYEDES, from the coding sequence TTGGAAAAAATATTAGTTCAACCGGACTTGTGTGATGGTTGTTTAGACTGTGAAAGCGCTTGTTGCGGACTTTATGGAACTTCCAGAATAATCATTAGAGAAATCGATGGTACATATTATCCTATAGTTTGTCAACAATGTGAAGATGCACCTTGTAAAGCTATATGTCCTACTGAAGCAATTATTGGTAAAGGAATTGAAGAAGACAAATGTATAGCTTGTGGACTATGTATGATGGTTTGTCCATTCGGAGCAGTGAGTGTAGAAGATAGAAAAGCTCAAAAATGTAATCAATGCGAAGATAGAGATGAAGGACCAGCTTGTATTAAAGCATGTTCTAAACGAGCAATTTCTTTGTTGGATGTTGATAAAATCAAACTCCAAAAACAACAAGAGCACTTATCAAAACTTGCAGGAACTTCTAAAAAACCAAAACCTAAAGGGATATTGAATATATTAACTAGCAATACAAGAGCCAATAAATCTTACGAAGATGAAAGTTAA
- the porC gene encoding pyruvate synthase subunit PorC produces MIEIRFHGRGGQGAVTAAEILAKAAFEDGKYSQAFPFFGVERRGAPVMAFTRIDDKPIQVRYQVQNPDYVVVLDDGLLDVVNVFSGVKDTSKIIINTNKKEKLESNKDKEVYDIDATGIALENLGVPIVNTIMLGSFAKKSGEVTLDSIIKVINETFPGKLGDKNSKAAKIAYETI; encoded by the coding sequence ATGATTGAAATTCGTTTTCATGGTCGTGGAGGACAAGGTGCCGTTACCGCAGCAGAGATTTTAGCTAAAGCTGCATTCGAAGATGGGAAATATTCACAAGCATTTCCGTTTTTTGGAGTAGAAAGACGGGGAGCACCTGTTATGGCGTTCACAAGAATTGATGATAAACCAATACAAGTTAGATACCAAGTTCAAAATCCTGACTACGTAGTTGTACTTGATGATGGACTATTAGATGTTGTAAATGTCTTTTCTGGAGTAAAAGATACTAGTAAGATTATCATTAACACTAACAAAAAAGAAAAACTAGAAAGCAATAAAGACAAAGAAGTTTATGATATCGATGCAACTGGAATTGCTCTTGAAAATCTAGGAGTTCCTATTGTTAACACCATTATGTTAGGTTCATTTGCGAAAAAAAGTGGTGAAGTGACACTTGATTCCATTATTAAAGTCATAAATGAGACATTTCCTGGTAAATTAGGAGATAAAAATTCAAAAGCAGCTAAAATTGCTTATGAAACAATTTAG
- the pstA gene encoding phosphate ABC transporter permease PstA, with amino-acid sequence MSLNSQKFLSPKTSQKIMNGIFIISGIVTVLILILIIGYILVMGLPVVNFEFIFSNPIDSGASGGIFPMIISSLYVTLIAGLVATPLGVGAAVYLVEYAGESKITRLIRFGAETLASIPSIVYGLFGLAFFVVAIGLGWSILSGGLVLAIMALPTIFQVSEVTISSIPSSYREGSYGLGATKWQTVYRVVLPAAIPGIVTGIILGMTRAISEAAAVMFAVGASLSLPISIFDPGRPLPLHLYILATEGISLPNAYGTAAVLVIIVLAVTIITNYLIDRYQRKMMGR; translated from the coding sequence ATGAGTTTAAATTCACAAAAGTTTCTATCTCCTAAGACATCTCAAAAAATAATGAATGGAATTTTCATAATTTCTGGAATAGTTACAGTTTTAATACTTATACTAATAATAGGTTATATATTAGTAATGGGACTTCCAGTAGTGAATTTTGAATTTATATTTTCAAACCCTATTGATTCTGGAGCTTCTGGTGGAATTTTCCCAATGATTATATCTAGTCTTTATGTTACTCTTATTGCAGGTCTTGTAGCTACTCCTTTAGGTGTTGGTGCTGCAGTTTATCTTGTTGAATATGCTGGTGAAAGTAAAATTACAAGACTTATACGATTTGGTGCAGAAACACTTGCTTCAATCCCATCTATTGTTTATGGGCTTTTTGGTTTGGCATTTTTTGTAGTAGCTATTGGTTTGGGATGGTCAATTCTTTCAGGAGGGCTAGTTCTAGCTATAATGGCACTTCCAACAATATTTCAGGTATCTGAAGTTACAATATCCTCGATACCTAGTTCTTATCGTGAAGGTAGTTATGGATTAGGTGCTACAAAATGGCAAACTGTTTATAGAGTTGTGCTTCCAGCAGCTATTCCTGGAATTGTTACAGGAATAATTCTTGGAATGACAAGAGCTATCTCTGAAGCAGCAGCAGTTATGTTTGCAGTTGGTGCTTCACTTTCTTTACCAATTTCAATATTTGATCCTGGAAGGCCACTTCCACTTCATTTGTATATTTTAGCTACTGAAGGTATATCTCTTCCAAATGCATATGGAACTGCAGCTGTCCTTGTTATAATTGTACTTGCTGTTACCATAATCACTAATTACTTAATAGACAGATATCAAAGGAAGATGATGGGAAGATAA
- the phoU gene encoding phosphate signaling complex protein PhoU, with translation MDKEYPRISFKNRINNVKDEAEKIGQMVIESHRKAITLLSDYDENIAEEVIAKSKEIDEAGFDLERRCIKFIAVEQPVAGDLMFIESTIRINSHVKRIGYLAANMAELSVLIKDTSVPDKLMEDLQYMADYVQMMLSKGIYAFLDQNVDMAKELRKEDDKVDDLFGSILEQVTDVMFEDKENITQTINLIFIARFLERIADRAVDIGSRTIFMLTFKKPKT, from the coding sequence ATGGATAAAGAATATCCAAGAATATCATTTAAAAATAGAATAAACAATGTGAAAGACGAAGCAGAAAAAATTGGCCAAATGGTTATTGAATCTCATCGTAAAGCAATTACTTTATTATCTGATTATGATGAAAATATAGCTGAAGAAGTAATAGCTAAAAGTAAAGAGATTGATGAAGCAGGATTTGACTTAGAAAGAAGATGTATTAAATTTATAGCTGTAGAACAACCAGTTGCTGGAGATTTGATGTTTATTGAGTCTACTATTCGGATTAACAGCCATGTAAAAAGAATTGGTTATTTAGCAGCTAATATGGCTGAATTATCAGTTTTAATTAAAGATACTTCAGTTCCAGATAAATTAATGGAAGATTTACAATATATGGCAGATTATGTTCAAATGATGTTAAGTAAAGGTATCTATGCATTTCTTGATCAAAATGTAGATATGGCAAAAGAACTTAGAAAAGAAGATGATAAAGTAGATGATCTTTTTGGTTCAATATTAGAACAAGTTACTGATGTCATGTTTGAAGACAAAGAAAACATTACTCAAACTATTAACTTAATATTCATAGCTAGATTCCTTGAAAGAATAGCTGATAGGGCTGTTGACATTGGTAGTAGGACTATTTTCATGTTGACTTTCAAAAAACCTAAAACTTAA
- a CDS encoding 4Fe-4S dicluster domain-containing protein translates to MSELVSNPELCVDCAKCERNCPMNAIRVNDGVPLFCMHCTPEKAPCLNICPEGAIEELGGAIIINGEKCIGCGMCRDVCPIGAISMDEIGQAKKCDLCINEDEQQCVECCPTNALSNDSSEMVSKKQDKIANELKRLKGVMK, encoded by the coding sequence ATGAGTGAATTAGTTTCAAACCCAGAACTCTGTGTGGATTGTGCAAAATGCGAAAGAAATTGTCCAATGAATGCAATCAGAGTCAATGACGGAGTGCCTCTTTTCTGTATGCATTGTACACCAGAAAAAGCACCATGTCTTAATATTTGCCCAGAAGGAGCTATTGAAGAACTTGGTGGGGCAATTATTATCAATGGTGAAAAATGTATTGGATGCGGAATGTGTAGAGATGTTTGTCCTATTGGAGCTATTTCCATGGATGAAATCGGACAGGCAAAAAAATGTGATCTTTGTATAAACGAAGACGAACAACAATGTGTTGAATGTTGTCCAACAAATGCGCTTAGCAATGATTCTTCTGAAATGGTTTCCAAAAAACAAGATAAAATAGCTAACGAACTAAAAAGATTAAAAGGAGTTATGAAATAG
- the porA gene encoding pyruvate synthase subunit PorA, translating into MTKKVMTANKAVSEAVKLAKPEVIPVYPITPQTSISEYLAQYVADGDIDAEYIRVESEHSAISAALGASGTGVRVFTATSSQGLMLMHEILYAVSGMRMPIVMADANRSISAPLSIWNDQQDSIVQRDAGWMQIYCENGQESLDSILMAYKTSENNKVLLPSMVCLDGFILTHTVEPVEIPEQEQVDRFLPKYKPEHAFLDPTKPMSLGTLTDPDYYMEARYQVEEAMENSLEVIDTVNKEFEEVFGRKYDFIEEYKCDDAEIIIMAMGSICSTVRVCVDEMRERGEKVGLLKVRVYRPFPAEKIQKAVRNAKVAVLDKNILFGVGGALYNDVKAKIDVEAYDFILGLGGRDITPTEIDEVVNKTKNPEKDINWIGLKK; encoded by the coding sequence ATGACAAAAAAAGTTATGACAGCAAACAAGGCAGTGTCTGAAGCTGTTAAATTAGCTAAACCTGAAGTTATTCCTGTTTATCCTATTACTCCACAAACATCAATTTCTGAATATCTTGCACAATATGTTGCTGATGGAGATATTGATGCAGAATATATTAGAGTTGAATCTGAACATAGTGCCATTAGTGCAGCGCTTGGAGCAAGTGGAACAGGAGTAAGAGTTTTTACAGCTACATCCTCCCAAGGATTAATGCTTATGCATGAAATATTATATGCAGTTTCAGGAATGAGAATGCCTATAGTTATGGCTGATGCGAACAGATCAATATCAGCCCCATTAAGTATTTGGAACGATCAACAAGATTCAATAGTTCAACGAGATGCCGGTTGGATGCAAATTTATTGTGAAAATGGGCAAGAATCCCTAGACTCAATTCTTATGGCATATAAAACTTCTGAAAATAATAAAGTCTTATTGCCTTCCATGGTTTGTTTAGATGGATTTATATTGACCCATACAGTAGAACCAGTGGAAATTCCAGAACAAGAACAAGTAGACAGATTCCTTCCAAAATATAAACCAGAACATGCATTTTTAGATCCAACAAAACCAATGTCTCTTGGAACATTAACTGATCCTGATTATTACATGGAAGCTAGATATCAAGTTGAAGAAGCTATGGAAAATTCTTTAGAAGTTATAGATACAGTTAATAAAGAATTTGAAGAAGTTTTCGGAAGAAAATATGATTTCATTGAAGAATACAAATGTGATGATGCTGAAATCATAATCATGGCTATGGGATCAATTTGTAGTACAGTAAGAGTCTGTGTTGATGAAATGAGAGAACGAGGCGAAAAAGTCGGACTTCTTAAAGTAAGAGTATACAGACCATTCCCCGCAGAAAAGATTCAAAAAGCTGTGAGAAATGCAAAAGTAGCTGTACTTGATAAAAATATATTGTTTGGTGTTGGTGGAGCTTTATATAATGATGTTAAAGCTAAAATCGATGTTGAAGCATATGATTTTATTTTAGGACTGGGAGGAAGAGATATAACTCCAACTGAAATTGATGAAGTTGTAAATAAAACTAAAAATCCTGAAAAAGATATTAATTGGATTGGTTTGAAAAAATAA
- the porB gene encoding pyruvate synthase subunit PorB, with protein MKLPEEELLAPGHRGCAGCGATIGVRLALKALGRNTVAISATGCLEVITTPFPETAWEIPWIHVAFENAGAVASGVERALRAQGKTDTNVVAFGGDGGTADIGMQALSGAMERGHNLTYICYDNEAYMNTGIQRSASTPYGASTTTSPHGKESFGEDKPKKNMPLIIAAHGVPYVATASISYPEDFMKKVKKASEIDGPAYIHLNQPCTTGWGYDPSKTIELGRLAVETGSWPLYEIENGEFELTYKPQDRKPVNEFLNAQKRFKHLSEEEKTKIQEFVDNQCAELGIK; from the coding sequence ATGAAATTACCTGAAGAAGAACTTTTAGCACCAGGACACAGAGGATGTGCAGGGTGTGGAGCTACCATAGGAGTAAGGTTAGCTTTAAAAGCATTAGGTAGGAATACAGTAGCTATATCAGCTACTGGTTGTTTAGAAGTTATTACAACTCCTTTCCCTGAAACAGCTTGGGAAATACCATGGATACATGTAGCTTTTGAAAATGCTGGTGCAGTAGCATCTGGTGTTGAAAGAGCCCTTAGAGCTCAAGGAAAAACAGATACTAATGTAGTTGCTTTTGGTGGAGATGGAGGTACTGCAGATATTGGTATGCAAGCCTTGTCCGGAGCTATGGAAAGAGGACACAATTTAACTTACATTTGTTATGATAATGAAGCTTATATGAATACTGGAATTCAAAGAAGTGCTTCTACTCCTTACGGAGCATCTACCACAACTTCACCTCATGGAAAAGAAAGTTTTGGTGAAGATAAGCCTAAAAAAAATATGCCACTTATTATAGCTGCTCATGGAGTTCCATATGTAGCTACAGCATCTATTTCATATCCAGAAGACTTTATGAAAAAAGTTAAAAAAGCATCTGAAATTGATGGTCCTGCTTACATACATTTAAATCAACCATGTACAACTGGTTGGGGATATGATCCTTCAAAAACTATTGAACTTGGAAGATTAGCTGTTGAAACAGGTTCTTGGCCTTTATATGAAATTGAAAATGGTGAATTTGAATTAACATATAAACCACAAGATAGAAAACCTGTAAATGAATTTTTAAATGCACAAAAAAGATTTAAGCATCTTTCAGAAGAAGAGAAAACAAAAATTCAAGAATTTGTTGATAATCAATGTGCAGAATTAGGAATAAAATAA
- a CDS encoding phosphate ABC transporter substrate-binding protein, giving the protein MINPNESYERIDVVGSTSMQPLAEQLADNFMENHSKIKIFVQGGGSGMGIRSTDDGLADIGMSSKSLSDDEKDNITELELGKEGIVISVSNKNNITELSTEQIRDIFNGDITDWKEVGGKSGKINVITREEGSGTRSAFESVVMDDTKIINNAIVQSSTESVKQSVASDPNAIGYISYAHMSDDVKALSVNNVSVSDETIANEEYPLQRPFLFLIKGKPTGDVKLFLDWVKSPAGIKIIKEAKIVPT; this is encoded by the coding sequence ATGATTAATCCTAATGAAAGTTATGAAAGGATTGATGTTGTAGGCTCTACTTCAATGCAGCCTCTTGCAGAACAATTAGCTGATAATTTCATGGAAAACCATTCTAAAATCAAAATTTTTGTTCAAGGAGGAGGATCTGGAATGGGTATAAGGAGTACAGATGATGGCCTTGCTGATATTGGAATGAGTTCAAAATCACTTTCGGATGATGAAAAAGACAACATTACTGAATTAGAACTTGGAAAAGAAGGTATTGTTATAAGTGTTAGTAATAAAAATAATATCACGGAACTTTCAACTGAACAGATAAGAGATATATTCAATGGAGATATCACAGATTGGAAAGAAGTTGGAGGCAAATCTGGAAAAATTAATGTCATTACTCGTGAAGAGGGTTCTGGAACAAGATCTGCCTTTGAATCTGTGGTCATGGATGATACAAAAATAATAAATAATGCAATTGTCCAAAGTTCTACTGAATCAGTTAAACAATCTGTTGCATCTGATCCAAACGCTATTGGATATATATCCTATGCTCATATGAGTGATGATGTAAAGGCATTATCTGTAAATAATGTCTCTGTAAGTGATGAAACAATAGCTAACGAAGAATATCCTCTTCAAAGACCTTTTTTATTCTTAATTAAAGGTAAACCAACAGGTGATGTAAAATTATTCCTAGATTGGGTAAAATCTCCAGCAGGTATAAAGATTATTAAAGAAGCAAAAATTGTTCCAACTTAA